The following are encoded in a window of Alosa sapidissima isolate fAloSap1 chromosome 10, fAloSap1.pri, whole genome shotgun sequence genomic DNA:
- the nudt17 gene encoding nucleoside diphosphate-linked moiety X motif 17 isoform X2, which produces MEKVRRILVHLSRDKGVPQCASFVQSITGHFARNSLEDDHVKRAQFCPFKYLTEIEAASLPDEILNRGVDVGVAILLQSSNQKVLLTRRAASLRIFPNVWVPPGGHVELDETLLDAGLRELKEETGLELDPNDVASQLLGLWESVYPPMLSRGPPKRHHIVTYMLLHCSLSHLQLQESLKPEPAEVSGCLWVDANLVKAIVAAVDGEEDPGPMPTNTPQSVSVMEVSPMGELSESAMSVSVLCNRAPAHGEDVERVSTGTKYALELWLKTLQSQG; this is translated from the exons AG AGCATCACCGGGCACTTTGCGCGCAACTCTCTTGAAGATGACCATGTGAAA AGGGCGCAATTCTGTCCATTCAAATATCTGACAGAAATTGAGGCAGCTTCTCTCCCAGATGAAATATTAAACCGTGGAGTGGACGTTGGTGTCGCCATCCTCTTACAGTCATCAAATCAAAAGGTGCTACTGACCCGACGGGCTGCCAGTCTCAGGATTTTCCCAAACGTCTGGGTTCCACCCG GTGGTCACGTTGAACTAGATGAAACG TTACTGGATGCTGGACTGAGAGAGTTGAAAGAAGAGACAGGACTAGAGCTGGATCCTAATGATGTTGCATCCCAGTTGCTTGGCCTGTGGGAG TCGGTATACCCACCCATGTTGTCAAGAGGACCTCCCAAGAGGCATCACATAGTCACCTACATGCTTCTGCAttgctcactctctcacctGCAGCTTCAG GAATCCCTGAAGCCAGAGCCAGCAGAAGTGAGTGGTTGCCTATGGGTGGATGCCAACCTGGTCAAAGCCATAGTAGCAGCAGTGGATGGTGAAGAGGACCCTGGCCCTATGCCCACTAACACGCCCCAGTCTGTTAG CGTCATGGAGGTCTCCCCCATGGGTGAACTGAGTGAGTCTgccatgtctgtgtctgttctcTGCAACCGAGCACCAGCCCATGGCGAGGACGTCGAGCGTGTCAGCACTGGCACAAAGTATGCCTTAGAGCTGTGGCTGAAGACTTTACAGTCCCAGGGTTGA
- the nudt17 gene encoding nucleoside diphosphate-linked moiety X motif 17 isoform X1: MEKVRRILVHLSRDKGVPQCASFVQSITGHFARNSLEDDHVKVSCSLENNRFVLYESENGSLTQLRRAQFCPFKYLTEIEAASLPDEILNRGVDVGVAILLQSSNQKVLLTRRAASLRIFPNVWVPPGGHVELDETLLDAGLRELKEETGLELDPNDVASQLLGLWESVYPPMLSRGPPKRHHIVTYMLLHCSLSHLQLQESLKPEPAEVSGCLWVDANLVKAIVAAVDGEEDPGPMPTNTPQSVSVMEVSPMGELSESAMSVSVLCNRAPAHGEDVERVSTGTKYALELWLKTLQSQG, encoded by the exons AG AGCATCACCGGGCACTTTGCGCGCAACTCTCTTGAAGATGACCATGTGAAAGTGAGCTGCTCTCTTGAGAATAATCGCTTTGTTTTATATGAGTCTGAAAACGGAAGCTTGACGCAACTTAGG AGGGCGCAATTCTGTCCATTCAAATATCTGACAGAAATTGAGGCAGCTTCTCTCCCAGATGAAATATTAAACCGTGGAGTGGACGTTGGTGTCGCCATCCTCTTACAGTCATCAAATCAAAAGGTGCTACTGACCCGACGGGCTGCCAGTCTCAGGATTTTCCCAAACGTCTGGGTTCCACCCG GTGGTCACGTTGAACTAGATGAAACG TTACTGGATGCTGGACTGAGAGAGTTGAAAGAAGAGACAGGACTAGAGCTGGATCCTAATGATGTTGCATCCCAGTTGCTTGGCCTGTGGGAG TCGGTATACCCACCCATGTTGTCAAGAGGACCTCCCAAGAGGCATCACATAGTCACCTACATGCTTCTGCAttgctcactctctcacctGCAGCTTCAG GAATCCCTGAAGCCAGAGCCAGCAGAAGTGAGTGGTTGCCTATGGGTGGATGCCAACCTGGTCAAAGCCATAGTAGCAGCAGTGGATGGTGAAGAGGACCCTGGCCCTATGCCCACTAACACGCCCCAGTCTGTTAG CGTCATGGAGGTCTCCCCCATGGGTGAACTGAGTGAGTCTgccatgtctgtgtctgttctcTGCAACCGAGCACCAGCCCATGGCGAGGACGTCGAGCGTGTCAGCACTGGCACAAAGTATGCCTTAGAGCTGTGGCTGAAGACTTTACAGTCCCAGGGTTGA